TTCACGTACGAATAAGCAGTATCCTTATGCAACAAATTCAACTACAGCCGATCCGTGGCTTTATATGTACCGATGGAGTTCATTGTATCCATACGGAAATGATGGTGACGGCGATCCGATCCGTAGTCCGGCCTATGAGACTGGGGCGGCGAATGTTGCCAGCCAAGTGAAAAATTACATGAATTTTAATGCCGGTGCTACAGTAAACTTTATGGAAAACTGGAAGCTTGATTTTGATTATACATTGTCAAATCAAGAGATGCTATGGAACCAGCCGGGAACTCGCTTTACTGCTGGTAATTCATGGGGCGCTCCAGTGAAAAAATTAGATGCTGCTGGCAATCAGAGATATGTGGATGGTTCGGGTAACTATGTGGATGCTTCAGCTACAGGTGCTGTGCCAGCATATGATTTAGACTATTTTACATATACGGCATCCGGAGCTAATCCGGATCATTATCGCAGGGATAATTCAAATATTCTACGTCATACGATCAACGCTTTTACGACGTATAATTTAAATCTTGATGGTGGTCATGATTTTAAATTTATGTTAGGTCTAAACCGTATTGCGGAGAAAACAGAAAATTCTTGGACTCAGGTTACCAAATTACTAGATATTAAGAATCCTCAATTGACATTTGGTTCAGGAACTGTGACTGGATCGGGTGCGAAATTTTGGGAATCACAAATCGGTTTCTTCGGCCGGGTGAATTATGCTTATAAAGATAAATATCTTTTTGAGGCTAATTTGCGTAGAGATGGGTCTTCAAAATTCCCGACAAATTTAAGATGGAAGTGGTATCCATCGGTGTCCGCGGGATGGGTAGTGTCGCAAGAGTCTTTTATGGATTGGTCTAGTGATTTTATGAACCAACTGAAAATCCGGGGGTCTTGGGGTAGTATTGGTGATCAATCTGTTTCCAATGCGTTATATACAAGTTTTATGGAAAACTCGCAATCTACATGGATAGGCAATGCGGGTGATAGGAGTTGGTTTGTCGGAACGCCGGCGGCGGTTTTATCTGCTATAGGTTGGCAAGATATTGCGACATTAGATGTTGGTTTTGATGCGCGTTTCTTTAAAAATAAACTGGGTTTTGTGTTTGATTGGTATCAGCGGGATACAAAGAACATGATTGTGCCAATGGAGGGCGTAGCGCCAACATTTGGTTCTAAAGCCCCGATGGGCAATTTTGGAGCATTGCGTACTCGTGGATGGGAGTTTGCTGTCGATTATAATCATCGATTTGAGAATGGCTTAGGTATCAACTTGCGAGCTAATATTTCTGATGCGAAGTCTGTTATCACGGAATATGGAACAACAACGATTGTTACTGAAAACTATAGTGGTAAGACTTATGGCGAGATTTGGGGATATGAAACAGATCGTTTATATCAAAATAGCGATTTCGTCTATAATGGAAATGAGTTAGTTACCGCGGTTATAGATGGTAAGACAATGAATAAGTTGTCGGATCCGAATGGAGCTTACCAAAGCTGGGTGCAAAATTCCGCTACATTCCGTTTTGGCCCAGGTGATGTTAAATTCAAGGACCTGAACGGAGACGGTAAGATCGATAATGGCAAGAAAACATTGGCGGACCATGGTGATTTGAAAGTTATTGGTAATTCAACTCCGCGATATGAGTATGGTTTTAGATTGGGAGCTGATTTTAAAGGGTTTGATGTTTCGGCATTCTTTCAGGGTGTAGGTAGTAGACAGGTGTGGGGGACAGGTTTCTTAGCTCAAGCGGGCTTTAATTCTTCAGATGGAGCTATGCCTGCGGTAATGTCTTCAAACTACTGGACTAAAGATCGTACAGATGCATTTTATCCGGCTCCTTTTAATAATGCTGGAACAAACGATATCAACAATATGCAGGTTCAAAGCCGTTATTTGCTAGATATGTCTTATCTGCGGGTGAAGAATCTGACGCTCGGTTATACGGTTCCGGCAGGTACATTAAAACGAATCGGTATCAGTAACCTGAGAGTTTACACTGCGTTGGAAAATTTCTTTACCTGGGATAAGTTGAAGGGGTTACCAATCGACCCGGAGGCTGTGGACGGTGTAAATATGTTTGTTGATGTGTTAAAAAATAATTACAACGGCGGTCGCACGGGGGTTGGAACGCCAACTTTTAAATCAGCATCTGTGGGTGTTCAATTAACATTCTAATTGAAATTATCATGAAAATAAAAGCAAAATTTTTATATATATTATTAGGGGTTTCCATGGGGTTGACAGGCTGTAACAGCTTGTTGGACCGCCCGGCTCTGGATAAAATTACAGACGGACAAGGTCTTTACTGGAGGGATGAAAATGATCTCAGGCTGTTTGCGAATGGATTTTATACGCAGTATTTCAATGGTTATAATAGTTCCTATACAACGGATTACACACCTGTTAGGGGGTATACCTTTTCTGATGATTTGACTTTTAGTGGTCAGCAGACTAGTTTTGAAAACTCTATTCCAGATTCGAGATATTCTGTTGCTGAAGCTGGAGATTGGTTGAGTGGTTATGCAGGGCCAACCTGGAATTTTTCCTGGGTACGTAAGTCTAATATTTTCTTGGACCGTCTAGATAATATCGCTAAGCCTAATTTAACACCAGAGCAGTACAATCATTGGACTGCCGTGGCTCGTTTTTTCAAAGGATTTGAATATGCGCGCTTGGTTTCTGTGTTTGGTGATGTGCCTTATTTTGAGAAAGAAATACCTGCGGCTGATTTCGATACTCAGTATAAAGATCGTACGAATCGTGGCGAAGTAATGGATCATGTGTATGATGACTTTGTATTTGTGCTACAAAATATGCGTAATGATGATGGGGTAAATGTCTTGAATAAATACGTGGCAGCTTCTTTTATTTCCCGTCTTATGTTATTTGAAGGATCTTGGCAAAAATACCACGGTTTGGATCAGGCTAAAGCAAAAAAATATTTGGAATTGGCGCAAAGTGCTGCTGAGATTGTGATGAATTCTGGTAAATTTTCTTTTGGTTCAGATTTTAAAAGCTTGTTTTCTTCGCAAGACTTGAATAGTAACAAGGAGGTTATTCTTTATCGTAAGTATGATGCTTCCGTCAATGTGTTTCACGCAATCGGTTCTTATCAAAATGGTATAGAGGCACAGGCGGCAGCTCCAAACTTGAAGCTGATCAAGGAGTTTATTTGTGTTGATGCCAAGCCATATGCTTCATCTACTGTGGAAAATGCCTCAGATTTTTCCCTTGTAAATTTAGCAAAAACGCGCGATCCTCGGTTTGAGGCTTCATTTGATACTGATCTAAACTCGAAGGCCTCTACTTTTGTTTATGGAACCAAGTATGTTGCGCGAAATGGGTATAAAATTCCAAGTGCAAATCCGGATTATTCAAAATGGAATTCCAATACAAATACTTCTGATGCTCCTGTTATCCGATATGCGGAAGTCGTGTTGAACTGGTTGGAGGCGAAGCAGATTTTGGCTGAATTCTTCGGAGGAGCTGCTGTTGGCCAATCGGATATAGATAAGTCAATTAATGCGATTCGTAGCAGACCTTTGGATGAAATAGCAGTAGCAAGAGGAGTGAAGAAAACGGCAGCGCTTCAATTAGGGGCCATTGCGAATGATCCTTTGCGTGATGGAGATGTATCACCCTTGATGTGGGAGATTCGTCGTGAACGTCGCATGGAGTTTGTTTTTGAGTATTCACGTTTAATGGATCTTAGAAGATGGAAGAAGTTGAGTTATATGGATTTTTCTAAAAATACCGACTACTTTACGGGTATCTGGGTTGATGTGGCAAAACAAGCCCCAGATTTTTTGAAGGCAAATTATATTAATGTTACCAAAGTTAGAAAGGTGGATGGTACTATTGTAACGTACAATGGGTCAAATGCTGCTGAAATGGTTGGTTTTATTGTTGTACAAAATGCTTCAAACAGAAATGCGATTATGGATAAGAATTATCTGGCTCCTGTCGGCCAGGCGCAAATGGTCGAATATGAGCAGCGCGGTTATAAACTGACCCAAACAAAGGGCTGGTAATTCGATTCTTAATACTATTAAGCCTTGTCTAAGAATTAGACAAGGCTTTTTTGTAAATCCCATTGGAAAAGAAATAGGTAATATGTTTTTGTATCAAAAATATCATGCATAAAAACGCATTTATATTTTATGTTTACGCATAAAAACGCTATTTTTAAGAAAACTTTATCCATGAAACCGAAGCTTAAAGCCTTAATTATTGCATTATTGTGCATTATCAATGTGTCCTTTGCGCAGTCATTTAAATTTGCCCATGTCACGGATACACATGTCGGTGGTGCAACAGGGGAGGAAGATCTGCAACGTACTGTAAAGGATCTTAATACATTGAAAGACATCGATTTTGTTATACTCTCAGGAGATATTACTGAATTTGGGGCTGATCAGGAACTGAAATTGGCAAAGCGGATTTTGGATAGTCTGCAGTTGCCTTGGTATGTAATTCCGGGTAACCACGATGGAAACTGGTCTGAAAACGGAGCCAATACCTTTCGTACTGTTTTTGGTGGTGAGACTTTTTTCTTTAAACATAAGGGCTATGAATTTATTGGAACAAACTCTGGTCCGAATATGCGCATGAGCCCAGGGCAGATACCACGTGAAAATCTGGTGTGGATGGATTCTATCTTTGCTGCGAACCCTGACAGGCAAACACCATTAATTTATATTAACCATTATCCACAGGATTCCTCGCTGAACAATTGGTTTGATGCATTGAAGCGCGTTAAAACACGTAATGTTCAATTGGCTTTCTGTGGGCATGGACATGCTAACAAGGCCTATGACTGGGAAGGGATTCCGGGTGTGATGGGCCGATCCAACCTACGTGCAAATAAAGCTGTCGGTGGCTATAATATTGTAACCATTGGTGATGGAAAAGCGACTTATCAAGAGCGTAATCCAGGGATTGGTACACAAGAAAAACCTTGGTTAGAAGTACCTTTGTTTGACCATCGCTATGACCGCGAAACTACAACTTATCCACGGCCGAGTTATGCGGTCAATGAGAAGTATGAAGGTGCTGTCCGTGTGAACTGGACTTTTGAAGATGCAAGTGATATTGGTGCAGGGTTGACAATCTATAAAAACAAGGTTGTTACCTCTAATACCGCGGGTGATATCTTTGCCCTGGACCTTAAATCCGGCAAAAAACTGTGGTCTTTTCGGACCGGAGGGAAAGTGTACTCCACGCCAGCAGTTTGGAAGGGTATTGTTGTAGCCGGTTCTTCGGATCACTTTATATATGCTGTCAATGCGGAAAATGGAAAACTACTCTGGAAGGTACAGACAGATAAGGCAGTATTGGGTTCGCCGCTGCTGCATGATGGTGTCGCTTTTATCGGCGGTTCGGATGGTAAATTCAGAGCCTTGGATATAAAGACTGGTAAATTAAGATGGAGTTTTGATCAGGTCAAAGGGTTTGTATCGACTTTGCCAACGTATTATTTGGGCAATATCATCTTCGGTTCGTGGGGAAATGGATTTTATGCATTGGATGCCAAAACTGGAAAACTATCCTGGGAATGGAACAATGGCCACGCCAATCGGATGTTTTCGGCTGCCGCCTGCAATCCTGTTGGGGTAAATAATCGCGTATTTGTTGTTGCACCGGATCGGTTTATGACTGCATTAGACGCAAAGAATGGGACTGTGGTCTGGCGAGAAAAGAAAGACACCATACGTGTGCGGGAATCTATGGGATTGGGAGTAAATAAAAAACAGGTTTACGTGAAGACAATGGATGGCGATTTGCTGGGGATTTCTTCTTCAGGTGAGAAAATGGACGTAATTTGGAAAGCAAAACTAAAATTGCCTTATGAATTGACGCCTTCGGCGATAAAAACAAATCGTAAATTGGTGTTTGTGCCGAGTCATTCGGGTTTGCTTTCGGCTGTTGATGCAAAAACAGGCGATATAATGTGGCAATATAAAATTTCCAATGGCATGGTCAATCCTGTCGTGGTAAGCGTTAGTAATGAGGTGGTTGCAAGTACGATGGACGGTAAAATAGTTTCTTTGAGGTTTTAAACAACCGTTTGAGTTGATTTTATTAAAAATAAATGCCTTATTATGATAAAAGAATGTCTAAACTTCTTAAATTTACGTCAAGCTTTTTTGCTTGTTTTTGCATGTTTTGTTTGTAACTTTGCGGAAGCACAGCAAAATGCTTGGATTCGAATAAACCAATTAGGCTATACACCGGCAGGTAAAAAAGTCGCGGTATGGGGCGGGAAATCAATCAGGCAGCTTCGTTCTTTTGAGGTTAAAGATGCAAAGACAGGTAAATCAGTGTATGCTCATCCCGTAGGGAAAGATTATGGTGTTTACGGCCCTTTTGTGCAGAGTTTTCGATTCGATTTCTCGGCTTTACAGGATACGGGAAGTTTTTTTATCCAGGTAGGAGAAATCAAATCTCCTCATTTTAGGATAGCCCGCGATGTCTATAAGGGTGCAGCGGACTTTGTATTGCGGTATATGCGTCAACAACGGACATTATTTAATCCCTTTTTAAAGGATAGTTGTCATACGCACGATGGGTTTACATTGTATGCCGGTAAAGTCGGTGTAGCCGATAGTTCACATATTGATGCTGGGGGAGGTTGGCATGATGCTTCTGATTATTTGCAATACGCGACTACGTCGGCAAATGCAACATTCCATCTGCTGGCGGCTTATCGGGACTTTCCGAAGGTGTTTGCTGACCAAAAGCAGGCAAATGGTCTGGATGGGAAGAACGGTCGTGCCGATATATTGGATGAAGCTAAATGGGGACTGGACTGGTTGCTGAAGATGCATCCAAAGGCGAATCAGATGTATAATCAGATTGCGGATGATCGGGATCATGCAAGTATGCGTATGCCCAAGGAGGATCCTTATTATGGTCGTGGATTTGAACGCCCGGTGTATTTTATAGATGGCGAGCCGCAACAAAGGGGCAAGTTTATGAATAACACTACCGGAACAAGTTCTACAGCAGGGAAATTGAGTAGCGCTTTCCGTTTGGGATCTATGCTTTTTGGGAAGGATGATAAAAAATATGCAAGGCTGTTGTCTCAGAAAGCAGAGACAGCTTATGCGTATGCAAATATAAAGCCTGGGGTGACACAGACGGTTTCGGTCAAATCGCCCTATATCTATGCCGAAGACAATTGGGTGGATGATATGCAGCTGGCAGCGGCAATGGGACTTTCGGTAACAAAGAAAAACAAGTTTGCCGAAGAGGCTATGCAGTATGCCAGACAAGAAAAAATAACACCCTGGATGATAACAGATACTGCTGCGCACTATCAGTGGTATCCTTTTATCAATCTGGGGCATTATGAATTGGCTAAAAAAATAAAAGGACAGGATCGCGAGGAGATTGTTTCATATTATAGACAAGGTATTGAAGAGGTCAATAAACGTGCGGAGCAAAATGCATTTTTAAGAGGGGTTCCTTTTATCTGGTGCAGCAACAATCTAACAGCTTCTTTCGCAATGCAATGCCTTTGGTATAAAGAGCTGACAGGAGATAATCAGTTTGATGAACTGGAGCAGGCAAATTTCGATTGGCTCTTTGGTGCTAATCCATGGGGTACAAGTATGGTCTATGGTCTTCCATCTTGGGGCGATACACCAATTGATCCACATTCTGCTTTTACTTATTTGGGTAAACACCCGATTGATGGCGGACTAGTAGATGGTCCAATAATGGCATCTACTTACCGTAACCTGATCGGTATTAAACTGAATAACCCTGATAGCTATGCGGACTTTCAGAGTGACCTGGCTGTTTACCATGATGATTATGGTGATTACAGTACCAATGAACCCACCATGGATGGAACAGCTTCATTGATCTACTTGCTAGCGGCTAAAGAAGGAAAGGCATTGGAGGAGCCTGTTGGAAAAAAGTAATCAGGGATGTCTTCGGTGCGGTTGTCCGCGGTGATTCTACAACGAAAAAAGTGGCCTTACTTTTTACAGGGCATGATTTGTCAGAGGGAACAGCAGTGGTTTTGAAAAGTTTGAGGCGTCATCACGTGAAGGGGAATTTTTTCTTAACAGGAGATTATCTACGGAACGCAAGATTCAAGCCTTATATCCGGCAGATGTTGAAAGACGGACATTTGGTGTCGGGGCATTCAGATAAGCATCTTCTGATCAGCGATTGGGGGAGTCGGGATAAGTTGCAGGTCAGCCGGGATTCGTTCCTGCGGGATTTGAAGGCTAATCTGATTGAATTGGCACTTTCTGAGGTAGATACAAGTAAGCTACATTATTATATTCCTTCTTATGAATGGTATAATAGCCAGACGGTGGCATGGGCAAAAGAAATAGGGTTGTCTTCAATCAATTATACACCCGGAATAAGGACCGCTGCGGATTACAGCTATCCCGAAATGGGGAAACGTTATCTGTCTTCTGCAGCAATTTTGGAAGGCCTTTGGTCTCAAGAAATGAAATCCGGCCTGAATGGTTTTATGGTGTTGATCCATATGGGGACAGACGAAAGACGGAAAGATAAACTATATCATCATTTGGATTATATAATTAAGATATTAAAAAAGAAGGGGTATCAAATCGTGGATATTCCTAGTTTATTGAATTAAGAAATACAATATATATTAAGAATGGTTAATACAACGGAGAAAGATTCGAATTATCAGGATTTGGACAAGATGTCTGTACATGAATTATTGACTAATATCAATAACGAGGATAAATCTGTGCCACTAGCTGTTGAAAGCTCTATTCCTCAGATCGAAGCATTGGTTAAGGTTACGGTAGAGAAAATGAAGGCGGGTGGTCGGACATTTTATATCGGAGCTGGTACAAGTGGTCGATTGGGAGTATTGGATGCGTCTGAATTGCCTCCGACTTATGGTGTGCCATTTGAGTGGATCATTGGGTTAATTGCTGGTGGGGATACGGCGATCCGTAAGGCTGTGGAATTTGCTGAGGATGATCTGGAGCAGGCCTGGAAGGATATGGAAGCTTATGATATTGATGAGAATGATGTCGTGATCGGTATTGCTGCTTCGGGTACTACGCCTTACGTCATTGGTGGCTTGAAGACTGCAAACGAAAAAGGACTGATAACAGGTTGTATCGTTTGTAATGACGGTTCTCCGATTGCTGAAATTGCACAATATCCTGTTGAGGTCATTGTAGGGCCAGAGTTTGTGACCGGGTCTACTCGTATGAAGTCTGGTACAGCACAGAAACTTGTATTAAATATGTTCAGTACAGCAGTAATGATTCAGCTGGGCCGTGTTAAAGGAAATAAAATGGTCGATATGCAGTTGTCAAACCATAAATTGGTTGGTAGGGGGGTACGCATTATTATGGATCAGACTGGGGCAACTGAAGAGGATGCAGCAGCTTTGTTGGAACAATTTGGCAATGTAAGGCAAGCGATTGAAGCCTATCAGGCAACACATTAAAATTATCAGCATCAAAATCACCTATTAAAAACAAACTATGTCACCAGTTATATTATTATCCTTTATTGTGATCTATTTTGCGGTTTTACTCGCAGTAGCACACTTCACCTCAAAAGGATCTTCCGACAACTCTACCTTCTTTGTCGCTAACCGAAATTCGAAATGGTATATGGTTGCCTTTGGGATGATCGGTACTGCGCTTTCCGGTGTAACTTTTATTTCTGTTCCCGGTGCTGTTGGCGCTTCAGAATTTAGCTATTTTCAATTTGTGCTAGGTAATGCTGTTGGCTTTATCATCATTGCTTATGTATTGCTGCCACTTTACTACCGGATGAATCTGACCTCCATCTATACTTATCTGGAGGAACGTTTTGGGCATACAACTTATAAAACCGGTGCTGCTATTTTTCTGATTTCGCGTACCATTGGTTCAGCCTTTCGTTTATATCTGGTTGCAATTGTCCTACAGCATTTTATTTTTGATGCCTGGAATGTGCCTTTCGCGATTACAGTAGTGATCTGTCTGGTGCTTATCTGGCTATATACCAATAAGGGTGGCTTAAAGACGATTATTGTCACAGATACCCTACAGACCACCTTTTTAGTGACTGCCGTTATTCTGTCGATCTATTTTATGGCTAAGGGATTGGACTTCGGGATCGTAGATACATTCGAAGCGGTTAAAGAAAGCAGCTATTCCAAAATCTTCTTCTGGGATGATTTTGTCGGCAGTAAAGCAAACTTTTGGAAGCAATTCTTGGGTGGAATTTTTGTGACTATTGCTATGACGGGACTTGATCAGGACCTGATGCAAAAGAATCTGTCTATGGGAACGATCAAAGAAGCACAAAAGAATATGATTACATTCACAAGTGTATTTGTGGTGATCAATATTTTCTTTTTAGCGGTGGGAGCCCTGTTGTATATCTATGCGGCAAAAAATGGTATTGATGTGTCACAACTGGCGACACGCGACTACCTCTATCCGGAGATTGCGTTGAACCACTTGGCTATTGTTCCGGCGATCATCTTTATGATGGGGCTTACTGCAGCGACATTTGCAACAACCGATAGTGCACTTACAGCATTGACAACTTCGTTCTGTGTGGATTTCCTGAACTTCAATAAAAAGGAAAATCCCAATGATCCCGCTCTCATCAAACAGCGTAATTATGTTCATTTTGGTTTTTCGATTGTGATGCTATTGGTGATACTCGTATTTAAGCTGATCAATGACGACTCGGTGGTGAATGCGATATTTACTGCGGCAAGCTACACCTATGGTCCATTGCTGGGATTGTTTGTTTTTGGAATCTTCACAAAATCTGCTGTTCGGGACAAAGCGGTGCCTTATATCTGTGTGCTTTCACCAACGATATTGTATTTACTGAAAACCTATGTGATTGAGGTGTATACGCCTTATGTTATCGGGCTGGACCTGATTATCATCAATGGTTTTATCACTTTCTTGATGCTTTTGGTCAGTTCCCCTGGCAAGGCGAGTGAAAAGGCGCTTTCGCATAACTAAGCTGCGATATTTGATTTGTACGTACAAAAAAATTAAGTTAAGTTTGAGATACTTAGTTTTTTTGTACGTATGTATCATAGCATAAATGAGACTACGGAGTTTATCCG
The window above is part of the Sphingobacterium sp. ML3W genome. Proteins encoded here:
- a CDS encoding TonB-dependent receptor, encoding MRKFVLFSVALGLSFPSESYSFVKKEGVLSSANLRGALLRASSKNSVQNTVQGTVTDGKGPVSDVSISVVGGSVSTKTDAQGHFKITAAVGSKLRFSSIGYISQDVTVTSNTLNVTLLDDNQSLEEVVVVGYGTQKKGNLTGAVASINIKETMQGRPIADAGRAMQGSTPGLSVTIPNGEVGSDPTIKIRGQIGSINGSSNPLILLDNVEIPSINVVNPDDIESITVLKDAAASSIYGAKAAFGVVLITTKQGAKTESNTISYSNNFSFQNPFKKYEMGTVDALRYSLDAGKREGNNFVGAFYKINEESYKRAVEWQDKYGSSIGKDDPTLYERDWYFDPATGYKYGVRTYDPFDYMIREWAPTQQHNLSLSGKTGKTGYNVGLGMLDQSGMLKTNTDQFSRYNASVRVTSELNKYITARAGAIYSRTNKQYPYATNSTTADPWLYMYRWSSLYPYGNDGDGDPIRSPAYETGAANVASQVKNYMNFNAGATVNFMENWKLDFDYTLSNQEMLWNQPGTRFTAGNSWGAPVKKLDAAGNQRYVDGSGNYVDASATGAVPAYDLDYFTYTASGANPDHYRRDNSNILRHTINAFTTYNLNLDGGHDFKFMLGLNRIAEKTENSWTQVTKLLDIKNPQLTFGSGTVTGSGAKFWESQIGFFGRVNYAYKDKYLFEANLRRDGSSKFPTNLRWKWYPSVSAGWVVSQESFMDWSSDFMNQLKIRGSWGSIGDQSVSNALYTSFMENSQSTWIGNAGDRSWFVGTPAAVLSAIGWQDIATLDVGFDARFFKNKLGFVFDWYQRDTKNMIVPMEGVAPTFGSKAPMGNFGALRTRGWEFAVDYNHRFENGLGINLRANISDAKSVITEYGTTTIVTENYSGKTYGEIWGYETDRLYQNSDFVYNGNELVTAVIDGKTMNKLSDPNGAYQSWVQNSATFRFGPGDVKFKDLNGDGKIDNGKKTLADHGDLKVIGNSTPRYEYGFRLGADFKGFDVSAFFQGVGSRQVWGTGFLAQAGFNSSDGAMPAVMSSNYWTKDRTDAFYPAPFNNAGTNDINNMQVQSRYLLDMSYLRVKNLTLGYTVPAGTLKRIGISNLRVYTALENFFTWDKLKGLPIDPEAVDGVNMFVDVLKNNYNGGRTGVGTPTFKSASVGVQLTF
- a CDS encoding RagB/SusD family nutrient uptake outer membrane protein: MKIKAKFLYILLGVSMGLTGCNSLLDRPALDKITDGQGLYWRDENDLRLFANGFYTQYFNGYNSSYTTDYTPVRGYTFSDDLTFSGQQTSFENSIPDSRYSVAEAGDWLSGYAGPTWNFSWVRKSNIFLDRLDNIAKPNLTPEQYNHWTAVARFFKGFEYARLVSVFGDVPYFEKEIPAADFDTQYKDRTNRGEVMDHVYDDFVFVLQNMRNDDGVNVLNKYVAASFISRLMLFEGSWQKYHGLDQAKAKKYLELAQSAAEIVMNSGKFSFGSDFKSLFSSQDLNSNKEVILYRKYDASVNVFHAIGSYQNGIEAQAAAPNLKLIKEFICVDAKPYASSTVENASDFSLVNLAKTRDPRFEASFDTDLNSKASTFVYGTKYVARNGYKIPSANPDYSKWNSNTNTSDAPVIRYAEVVLNWLEAKQILAEFFGGAAVGQSDIDKSINAIRSRPLDEIAVARGVKKTAALQLGAIANDPLRDGDVSPLMWEIRRERRMEFVFEYSRLMDLRRWKKLSYMDFSKNTDYFTGIWVDVAKQAPDFLKANYINVTKVRKVDGTIVTYNGSNAAEMVGFIVVQNASNRNAIMDKNYLAPVGQAQMVEYEQRGYKLTQTKGW
- a CDS encoding PQQ-binding-like beta-propeller repeat protein — translated: MKPKLKALIIALLCIINVSFAQSFKFAHVTDTHVGGATGEEDLQRTVKDLNTLKDIDFVILSGDITEFGADQELKLAKRILDSLQLPWYVIPGNHDGNWSENGANTFRTVFGGETFFFKHKGYEFIGTNSGPNMRMSPGQIPRENLVWMDSIFAANPDRQTPLIYINHYPQDSSLNNWFDALKRVKTRNVQLAFCGHGHANKAYDWEGIPGVMGRSNLRANKAVGGYNIVTIGDGKATYQERNPGIGTQEKPWLEVPLFDHRYDRETTTYPRPSYAVNEKYEGAVRVNWTFEDASDIGAGLTIYKNKVVTSNTAGDIFALDLKSGKKLWSFRTGGKVYSTPAVWKGIVVAGSSDHFIYAVNAENGKLLWKVQTDKAVLGSPLLHDGVAFIGGSDGKFRALDIKTGKLRWSFDQVKGFVSTLPTYYLGNIIFGSWGNGFYALDAKTGKLSWEWNNGHANRMFSAAACNPVGVNNRVFVVAPDRFMTALDAKNGTVVWREKKDTIRVRESMGLGVNKKQVYVKTMDGDLLGISSSGEKMDVIWKAKLKLPYELTPSAIKTNRKLVFVPSHSGLLSAVDAKTGDIMWQYKISNGMVNPVVVSVSNEVVASTMDGKIVSLRF
- a CDS encoding glycoside hydrolase family 9 protein — protein: MIKECLNFLNLRQAFLLVFACFVCNFAEAQQNAWIRINQLGYTPAGKKVAVWGGKSIRQLRSFEVKDAKTGKSVYAHPVGKDYGVYGPFVQSFRFDFSALQDTGSFFIQVGEIKSPHFRIARDVYKGAADFVLRYMRQQRTLFNPFLKDSCHTHDGFTLYAGKVGVADSSHIDAGGGWHDASDYLQYATTSANATFHLLAAYRDFPKVFADQKQANGLDGKNGRADILDEAKWGLDWLLKMHPKANQMYNQIADDRDHASMRMPKEDPYYGRGFERPVYFIDGEPQQRGKFMNNTTGTSSTAGKLSSAFRLGSMLFGKDDKKYARLLSQKAETAYAYANIKPGVTQTVSVKSPYIYAEDNWVDDMQLAAAMGLSVTKKNKFAEEAMQYARQEKITPWMITDTAAHYQWYPFINLGHYELAKKIKGQDREEIVSYYRQGIEEVNKRAEQNAFLRGVPFIWCSNNLTASFAMQCLWYKELTGDNQFDELEQANFDWLFGANPWGTSMVYGLPSWGDTPIDPHSAFTYLGKHPIDGGLVDGPIMASTYRNLIGIKLNNPDSYADFQSDLAVYHDDYGDYSTNEPTMDGTASLIYLLAAKEGKALEEPVGKK
- a CDS encoding polysaccharide deacetylase family protein, which gives rise to MALLFTGHDLSEGTAVVLKSLRRHHVKGNFFLTGDYLRNARFKPYIRQMLKDGHLVSGHSDKHLLISDWGSRDKLQVSRDSFLRDLKANLIELALSEVDTSKLHYYIPSYEWYNSQTVAWAKEIGLSSINYTPGIRTAADYSYPEMGKRYLSSAAILEGLWSQEMKSGLNGFMVLIHMGTDERRKDKLYHHLDYIIKILKKKGYQIVDIPSLLN
- the murQ gene encoding N-acetylmuramic acid 6-phosphate etherase; translated protein: MVNTTEKDSNYQDLDKMSVHELLTNINNEDKSVPLAVESSIPQIEALVKVTVEKMKAGGRTFYIGAGTSGRLGVLDASELPPTYGVPFEWIIGLIAGGDTAIRKAVEFAEDDLEQAWKDMEAYDIDENDVVIGIAASGTTPYVIGGLKTANEKGLITGCIVCNDGSPIAEIAQYPVEVIVGPEFVTGSTRMKSGTAQKLVLNMFSTAVMIQLGRVKGNKMVDMQLSNHKLVGRGVRIIMDQTGATEEDAAALLEQFGNVRQAIEAYQATH
- a CDS encoding sodium:solute symporter, yielding MSPVILLSFIVIYFAVLLAVAHFTSKGSSDNSTFFVANRNSKWYMVAFGMIGTALSGVTFISVPGAVGASEFSYFQFVLGNAVGFIIIAYVLLPLYYRMNLTSIYTYLEERFGHTTYKTGAAIFLISRTIGSAFRLYLVAIVLQHFIFDAWNVPFAITVVICLVLIWLYTNKGGLKTIIVTDTLQTTFLVTAVILSIYFMAKGLDFGIVDTFEAVKESSYSKIFFWDDFVGSKANFWKQFLGGIFVTIAMTGLDQDLMQKNLSMGTIKEAQKNMITFTSVFVVINIFFLAVGALLYIYAAKNGIDVSQLATRDYLYPEIALNHLAIVPAIIFMMGLTAATFATTDSALTALTTSFCVDFLNFNKKENPNDPALIKQRNYVHFGFSIVMLLVILVFKLINDDSVVNAIFTAASYTYGPLLGLFVFGIFTKSAVRDKAVPYICVLSPTILYLLKTYVIEVYTPYVIGLDLIIINGFITFLMLLVSSPGKASEKALSHN